From one Catenuloplanes nepalensis genomic stretch:
- a CDS encoding 2-phosphosulfolactate phosphatase, with the protein MSGEGDPADAVYAQPGAGVRFDWGLAGASELGRVCAALVVVDVLSFTTAVDVAVGRGTRVHPFPWSAQAEEYASRVGAVAAVGRTEVSRERPWSLSPAALRRAPSTPDLVLPSANGSAICAAASATGLPVVAGCLRNARAVARWLLHQGYGTAGAPIGVVAAGERWPDDTLRPGVEDLLGAASVLDGLAGAHGGLSVEAAVALAALNSVPDVAAAVRGSVSGRELAARGFAGDVEIAVERNASTVVPLLRRGVFGRA; encoded by the coding sequence GTGAGCGGCGAGGGGGATCCGGCGGACGCGGTCTACGCGCAACCGGGCGCGGGGGTGCGGTTCGACTGGGGGCTGGCCGGCGCCAGCGAGCTGGGCCGGGTCTGCGCCGCCCTGGTCGTGGTCGACGTGCTGTCGTTCACCACCGCGGTGGACGTCGCGGTCGGGCGCGGCACACGGGTGCACCCGTTCCCGTGGAGCGCTCAGGCCGAGGAGTATGCGTCCCGGGTCGGCGCGGTGGCGGCGGTCGGCCGGACCGAGGTGAGCCGGGAGCGGCCGTGGTCACTCTCGCCGGCCGCGCTGCGCCGCGCACCGAGCACGCCGGACCTGGTCCTGCCGTCGGCGAACGGCTCCGCGATCTGTGCCGCGGCCAGCGCCACCGGGTTGCCGGTCGTGGCCGGTTGTCTTCGCAACGCCCGGGCGGTCGCCCGCTGGCTGCTGCATCAGGGGTACGGCACGGCCGGCGCGCCGATCGGCGTGGTCGCGGCCGGCGAGCGGTGGCCGGACGACACGCTGCGCCCGGGCGTGGAGGACCTGCTCGGCGCCGCATCCGTGCTGGACGGTCTCGCCGGCGCGCACGGTGGTCTGTCGGTGGAGGCGGCGGTGGCGCTGGCCGCGCTGAACAGCGTGCCGGACGTGGCCGCGGCGGTGCGGGGCAGCGTCTCCGGCCGGGAGCTGGCCGCCCGTGGCTTCGCCGGCGACGTCGAGATCGCGGTGGAGCGCAACGCCTCCACGGTCGTCCCGCTGCTGCGCCGCGGAGTCTTCGGCAGGGCCTGA
- the purL gene encoding phosphoribosylformylglycinamidine synthase subunit PurL — MTQDLISPKETAVSAPDTVDRAGSTPEELQPFAELGLLEDEYQRIRDILGRRPTQSELAMYSIMWSEHCSYKSSKVHLKQFSEKAPKSDRLLAGIGENAGVIQISDELAVTFKVESHNHPSFVEPYQGAATGVGGIVRDILAMGARPIAVMDPLRFGDAEHPDTQRVLPGVVAGVGGYGNCLGLPNIGGEVVFDPCYQGNPLVNALSIGVLPVSRLQKKEATGDGNIVVLLGAKTGRDGIGGVSVLASATFDDGSEQRRPSVQVGDPFMEKLLIESCLELYDAGLVVGIQDLGGAGLTCALTETAAAAEAGMRVWLERVPLREPSMDPHEILASESQERMLLIVAPEKLDEVLRIADKWGVLATAIGEVTDGGRLVITWNDHTVVDVPPGSLVDDGPVYHRPMREPADLILLRADRAETLPRPVGGDALRETVLRMIASPNLCDKTWVTEQYDRYVLGNTVLAQPEDAGVLRIDEQTGLGVALSVDGNGRYARLDPYNGAKLALAEAYRNVAVAGGKPISVTNCLNFGSPEDPTVMWQFAEAVRGLADGCQELGIPVSGGNVSFYNQTGAAAIHPTPVVGVLGLIDDVATRVPIGFTPSAHPEGDLVFLLGETRNELSGSEWAWVTHGHLGGEPPRVDLAREKALAEVLAEAARVGHLTAAHDLSDGGLIQTLVESSLRRGVGVKIELPDEFSTGSTPFVYLFSESAGRAVVAVPRGHETAFTALCDQHELPWTAIGTTEAASDAVEVTGHFSIPLTELREAHTGTLPRLFGHVEIPSADTAFGASAAGTSAAGSGVSGAPAFGTPAAGVAAPAASTGSPVLPGASEAISSGASEGAAAVAAAAAVVVAATEAQAAPVGEDPAPDSAAGAEEGLPAAAADSTQADPSGADGVVSPAETAQTETNAADQPTADGNTE, encoded by the coding sequence GTGACCCAGGATCTGATCTCACCGAAGGAGACCGCGGTGTCTGCGCCCGACACGGTCGACCGTGCCGGCTCCACCCCCGAGGAGCTGCAGCCGTTCGCCGAGCTCGGCCTGCTCGAGGATGAGTACCAGCGGATTCGCGACATCCTCGGCCGCCGGCCCACCCAGTCCGAGCTGGCGATGTACTCGATCATGTGGAGCGAGCACTGCTCCTACAAGTCGAGCAAGGTCCACCTGAAGCAGTTCAGCGAGAAGGCGCCGAAGAGCGACCGTCTGCTGGCCGGCATCGGTGAGAACGCGGGCGTCATCCAGATCTCCGACGAACTCGCGGTGACCTTCAAGGTGGAGTCGCACAACCACCCGAGCTTCGTCGAGCCGTACCAGGGCGCCGCGACCGGCGTCGGCGGCATCGTCCGCGACATCCTCGCGATGGGCGCGCGCCCGATCGCGGTGATGGACCCGCTGCGCTTCGGCGACGCCGAGCACCCGGACACCCAGCGCGTCCTCCCGGGCGTCGTCGCGGGCGTCGGTGGCTACGGCAACTGCCTGGGCCTGCCCAACATCGGCGGCGAGGTCGTCTTCGACCCCTGCTACCAGGGCAACCCGCTGGTCAACGCGCTCAGCATCGGCGTGCTGCCGGTCTCCCGCCTCCAGAAGAAGGAGGCGACCGGCGACGGCAACATCGTCGTGCTGCTCGGCGCGAAGACCGGCCGGGACGGCATCGGCGGCGTCTCCGTGCTGGCCAGCGCCACCTTCGACGACGGCAGCGAGCAGCGCCGCCCGTCCGTCCAGGTCGGCGACCCGTTCATGGAGAAGCTCCTGATCGAGTCCTGCCTGGAGCTGTACGACGCCGGCCTGGTCGTCGGCATCCAGGACCTCGGCGGCGCGGGCCTCACCTGCGCGCTCACCGAGACCGCGGCCGCAGCCGAGGCCGGCATGCGGGTCTGGCTGGAGCGGGTGCCGCTGCGCGAGCCGTCCATGGACCCGCACGAGATCCTGGCCAGCGAGTCCCAGGAGCGCATGCTCCTGATCGTGGCGCCGGAGAAGCTCGACGAGGTGCTGCGCATCGCCGACAAGTGGGGCGTGCTCGCCACCGCGATCGGCGAGGTCACCGACGGCGGCCGCCTGGTCATCACGTGGAACGACCACACGGTCGTCGACGTGCCGCCGGGCTCGCTGGTCGACGACGGGCCGGTCTACCACCGCCCGATGCGCGAGCCGGCCGACCTGATCCTGCTCCGCGCGGACCGGGCCGAGACGCTGCCCCGCCCGGTCGGCGGCGACGCGCTGCGCGAGACCGTGCTGCGCATGATCGCCTCACCGAACCTGTGCGACAAGACCTGGGTCACCGAGCAGTACGACCGGTACGTGCTCGGCAACACGGTCCTCGCCCAGCCGGAGGACGCGGGCGTGCTCCGGATCGACGAGCAGACCGGGCTCGGCGTCGCGCTCTCCGTCGACGGCAACGGCCGCTACGCGCGGCTGGATCCGTACAACGGGGCGAAGCTGGCGCTGGCCGAGGCGTACCGGAACGTGGCCGTGGCCGGCGGCAAGCCGATCTCGGTCACCAACTGCCTCAACTTCGGCTCGCCCGAGGACCCGACCGTCATGTGGCAGTTCGCCGAGGCCGTGCGCGGTCTCGCGGACGGCTGCCAGGAGCTGGGCATCCCGGTCAGCGGCGGCAACGTCAGCTTCTACAACCAGACCGGTGCGGCCGCGATCCACCCGACGCCGGTCGTCGGCGTGCTCGGCCTGATCGACGACGTCGCCACCCGGGTGCCGATCGGCTTCACACCGTCCGCGCACCCCGAGGGCGACCTGGTCTTCCTGCTCGGCGAGACGCGCAACGAGCTGTCCGGTTCCGAGTGGGCGTGGGTCACCCACGGTCACCTCGGTGGCGAGCCGCCGCGCGTCGACCTGGCCCGCGAGAAGGCGCTGGCCGAGGTGCTGGCCGAGGCCGCGCGCGTCGGTCACCTGACGGCGGCGCACGACCTCTCCGACGGCGGCCTGATCCAGACGCTGGTCGAGTCGTCGCTGCGGCGCGGCGTCGGCGTCAAGATCGAGCTGCCGGACGAGTTCAGCACCGGCTCGACGCCGTTCGTCTACCTGTTCAGCGAGTCCGCCGGCCGCGCCGTGGTGGCGGTGCCGCGCGGGCACGAGACCGCGTTCACCGCGCTCTGCGACCAGCACGAACTGCCGTGGACCGCGATCGGCACCACCGAGGCCGCGAGCGACGCGGTCGAGGTGACCGGCCACTTCAGCATCCCGCTGACCGAGCTGCGCGAGGCACACACCGGCACGCTCCCGCGCCTCTTCGGCCACGTCGAGATCCCGTCGGCCGACACGGCGTTCGGCGCCTCCGCCGCCGGTACCTCGGCCGCCGGCTCTGGGGTTTCCGGTGCGCCGGCCTTCGGCACGCCTGCGGCCGGTGTCGCGGCTCCGGCCGCGTCCACCGGATCGCCGGTTCTGCCCGGGGCCTCCGAGGCGATCTCCTCCGGTGCGTCGGAGGGCGCCGCCGCGGTGGCCGCCGCCGCTGCCGTGGTCGTCGCCGCCACCGAGGCGCAGGCCGCACCGGTCGGCGAGGACCCGGCACCGGACTCGGCCGCCGGCGCGGAGGAGGGCCTCCCGGCCGCCGCCGCGGACAGCACCCAGGCCGACCCGAGCGGCGCCGACGGCGTCGTCTCACCGGCGGAGACCGCACAGACCGAGACCAACGCGGCCGACCAGCCGACGGCTGACGGCAACACCGAGTAA
- the purQ gene encoding phosphoribosylformylglycinamidine synthase subunit PurQ, which translates to MTMRIGVVTFPGSLDDGDAARAVRLAGAEAVRLWHADPDLHGVDAVVLPGGFSYGDYLRCGAIARFSPAMGSIIDAANGGLPVLGICNGFQILCEAHLLPGALTRNQHLHFRNRDQWLKVESTSTAWTGTFTDGQEILIPVKNGEGCYVADQRTLDELEAEGRVVARYIRGNPNGSQRDIAAITNARGNVVGIMPHPEHAVEALTGPSLDGLGLFASVLAHLAGKSAAVPA; encoded by the coding sequence CTGACCATGCGGATCGGTGTGGTCACTTTCCCGGGTTCGCTGGACGACGGCGACGCCGCGCGCGCCGTCCGGCTCGCCGGTGCCGAGGCCGTGCGCCTCTGGCACGCCGACCCGGACCTGCACGGCGTCGACGCGGTCGTTCTCCCCGGCGGCTTCTCCTACGGCGACTACCTGCGCTGCGGCGCGATCGCCCGGTTCTCTCCCGCGATGGGGTCGATCATCGATGCGGCCAACGGCGGCCTGCCGGTGCTCGGCATCTGCAACGGATTCCAGATCCTCTGCGAGGCGCACCTGCTGCCCGGCGCGCTCACCCGCAACCAGCACCTGCACTTCCGCAACCGTGACCAGTGGCTGAAGGTCGAGTCGACCAGCACCGCCTGGACCGGCACGTTCACCGACGGCCAGGAGATCCTGATCCCGGTGAAGAACGGCGAGGGTTGCTACGTCGCCGACCAGCGCACGCTGGACGAGCTGGAGGCGGAGGGGCGCGTCGTCGCCCGCTACATCCGCGGCAACCCCAACGGGTCCCAGCGCGACATCGCCGCCATCACCAACGCGCGCGGCAACGTCGTCGGCATCATGCCGCACCCGGAGCACGCCGTCGAGGCGCTGACCGGGCCGTCGCTCGACGGTCTCGGCCTGTTCGCCTCCGTCCTCGCGCACCTCGCCGGCAAGTCCGCGGCGGTGCCGGCGTGA
- the purS gene encoding phosphoribosylformylglycinamidine synthase subunit PurS → MARVVVDVMLKPEILDPQGQAVANALPRLDVTDVTSVRIGRRIELEFSGDADLDRVREIADKLLANPVIEDFTIHAGEQVKA, encoded by the coding sequence GTGGCTCGCGTCGTCGTCGACGTCATGCTCAAGCCGGAGATCCTCGATCCGCAAGGCCAGGCCGTCGCCAACGCACTGCCCAGGCTCGATGTCACCGACGTGACGTCGGTGCGCATCGGTCGGCGCATCGAGCTGGAGTTCTCCGGCGACGCCGATCTGGATCGGGTCCGGGAGATCGCCGACAAGCTGTTGGCCAACCCGGTCATCGAAGACTTCACCATCCACGCCGGCGAACAGGTGAAGGCCTGA
- the purB gene encoding adenylosuccinate lyase yields the protein MTSLPDATERPRIPNVLAGRYASTELLAIWSPEEKIRMERRLWVAVLRAQRDLGIALPEGVIESYEAVLDRVNLESIAARERITRHDVKARIEEFSALAGHEHVHKGMTSRDLTENVEQLQIRASLVLIRDRVVATLNRLSRLAVEHSDLVMTGRSHNVAAQATTLGKRFASAAEELLIAYERIDDLIRRYPLRGIKGPVGTAADQLDLFDGDAEKVAELERRVARHLGFERVLDSVGQVYPRSLDFDVVAALAQVAAAPSSLATTIRLMVGQELATEGFKPGQVGSSAMPHKMNTRSSERVNGFAVIIRGYLSMVGELAGDQWNEGDVSCSVVRRVALPDAFFAADGLFQTFLTVLDEFGAYPAVIGRELDRFLPFLATTKILVAAVRRGVGRETAHEVIKEHAVAVALAMREKGATENDLFDRLATDGRLNLSRAEIDALVADRAGFAGAAPAQVHSVADRVADVVAAHPTAAGYSPAPIL from the coding sequence GTGACTTCCCTCCCCGACGCAACCGAGCGCCCGCGCATCCCGAACGTTCTCGCCGGGCGGTACGCCTCGACCGAGCTGCTCGCGATCTGGTCACCGGAAGAGAAGATCCGCATGGAGCGGCGACTCTGGGTCGCCGTGCTCCGCGCGCAGCGCGACCTCGGGATCGCGCTCCCGGAAGGTGTGATCGAGTCCTACGAGGCCGTGCTCGACCGGGTCAACCTGGAGTCGATCGCGGCCCGGGAGCGGATCACCCGGCACGACGTGAAGGCGCGGATCGAGGAGTTCAGCGCGCTCGCCGGCCACGAGCACGTGCACAAGGGCATGACCTCGCGCGACCTCACGGAGAACGTCGAGCAGCTGCAGATCCGCGCGTCGCTGGTGCTGATCCGCGACCGTGTGGTGGCCACGCTGAACCGCCTCTCCCGACTCGCGGTCGAGCACTCCGACCTGGTGATGACCGGCCGGTCACACAACGTGGCCGCGCAGGCCACCACGCTCGGCAAGCGCTTCGCGTCCGCGGCCGAGGAGCTGCTGATCGCGTACGAGCGGATCGACGACCTGATCCGGCGCTACCCGCTGCGCGGCATCAAGGGCCCGGTCGGCACGGCCGCCGACCAGCTGGACCTCTTCGACGGTGACGCGGAGAAGGTCGCGGAGCTGGAGCGGCGCGTGGCCCGGCACCTCGGCTTCGAGCGGGTGCTGGACAGCGTCGGCCAGGTCTACCCGCGCTCGCTCGACTTCGACGTGGTCGCCGCACTGGCCCAGGTCGCGGCCGCGCCGTCGTCGCTGGCCACCACGATCCGCCTGATGGTCGGCCAGGAGCTGGCCACCGAGGGCTTCAAGCCGGGCCAGGTCGGTTCGTCCGCGATGCCGCACAAGATGAACACACGGTCCTCCGAGCGGGTCAACGGCTTCGCCGTGATCATTCGGGGTTACCTGTCGATGGTCGGCGAGCTGGCCGGCGACCAGTGGAACGAGGGCGACGTGTCCTGTTCCGTGGTGCGCCGCGTCGCGCTGCCGGACGCGTTCTTCGCGGCGGACGGGCTCTTTCAGACGTTCCTGACCGTGCTCGACGAGTTCGGCGCCTACCCCGCGGTGATCGGCCGGGAGCTGGACCGGTTTCTGCCGTTCCTGGCGACCACCAAGATCCTGGTCGCGGCGGTACGCCGTGGGGTCGGCCGGGAGACCGCACACGAGGTGATCAAGGAGCACGCGGTCGCGGTGGCGCTGGCCATGCGCGAGAAGGGCGCGACGGAGAACGATCTCTTCGACCGCCTCGCCACGGACGGCCGGCTGAACCTGTCGCGCGCCGAGATCGACGCGCTCGTGGCGGACCGGGCCGGGTTCGCCGGCGCGGCGCCGGCCCAGGTGCACTCGGTCGCGGACCGGGTCGCCGACGTGGTCGCGGCGCACCCCACCGCGGCCGGCTACTCGCCCGCCCCGATCCTGTGA
- a CDS encoding acetyl-CoA C-acetyltransferase, which yields MQSIRRVAILGGNRIPFARSNGRYARASNQDMLTAALDGLVARFGLAGEVLGEVVAGAVLKHSRDFNLTREVVLGSQLDPRTPAYDVQQACGTGLEAAILVANKIALGQIEVGVAGGVDTTSDAPLALNEDFRRALLELNTARTLGARLKAATKLRPVQPFKPEMPRNAEPRTGLSMGEHQALTAETWEIGREEQDELALQSHLRLAAAYQRGFFDDLVTPYLGLSQDQNLRADTSLEKLARLKPVFGTTGAHPTMTAGNSSPLTDGASTVLLASEEWAKAHNLPILAYLGDSQTAGVDFVHGDEGLLMAPAYAVPRLLARNGLTLRDFDYYEIHEAFASQVLATLAAWESAEFCKERLGLEAPLGAIDRSKLNVNGSSLAAGHPFAATGGRIVATLAKLLSDRQQGRGLISICAAGGLGVVAIVER from the coding sequence GTGCAGAGCATCCGCCGGGTCGCGATCCTGGGTGGCAACCGCATTCCGTTCGCCCGGTCCAACGGGCGTTATGCGCGGGCCTCCAACCAGGACATGCTCACGGCCGCGCTGGACGGGCTGGTCGCCCGGTTCGGCCTGGCCGGTGAGGTGCTCGGCGAGGTGGTCGCCGGCGCGGTGCTCAAGCACTCCCGCGACTTCAACCTGACCCGCGAGGTGGTGCTCGGCTCGCAGCTGGACCCGCGCACCCCGGCGTACGACGTGCAGCAGGCCTGCGGCACCGGGCTGGAGGCCGCGATCCTGGTGGCCAACAAGATCGCGCTCGGCCAGATCGAGGTGGGCGTGGCCGGCGGCGTGGACACCACGTCGGACGCGCCGCTCGCGCTGAACGAGGACTTCCGCCGCGCGCTGCTGGAGCTGAACACCGCGCGCACGCTCGGCGCCCGGCTGAAGGCGGCCACGAAGCTGCGCCCGGTGCAGCCGTTCAAGCCGGAGATGCCGCGCAACGCGGAGCCGCGGACCGGGCTGTCCATGGGCGAGCACCAGGCGCTTACCGCGGAGACCTGGGAGATCGGCCGGGAGGAGCAGGACGAGCTGGCGCTGCAGTCGCATCTTCGGCTCGCGGCGGCGTACCAGCGCGGCTTCTTTGATGATCTTGTGACGCCATATCTGGGGCTCAGCCAGGACCAGAACCTGCGCGCCGACACCTCGCTGGAGAAGCTGGCGCGGCTCAAGCCGGTCTTCGGGACGACGGGCGCGCACCCGACGATGACCGCGGGCAACTCCTCGCCGCTGACCGACGGCGCGTCGACCGTACTGCTCGCGTCCGAGGAGTGGGCAAAAGCGCACAATCTGCCCATCCTGGCCTACCTCGGCGACAGTCAGACCGCGGGCGTGGACTTCGTGCACGGCGACGAGGGGCTGCTGATGGCGCCGGCCTACGCGGTGCCGCGGCTGCTCGCGCGCAACGGCCTCACGCTGCGGGACTTCGACTACTACGAGATCCACGAGGCGTTCGCGTCGCAGGTGCTCGCGACGCTTGCGGCCTGGGAGTCGGCGGAGTTCTGCAAGGAGCGGCTCGGGCTGGAGGCGCCGCTCGGCGCGATCGACCGGAGCAAGCTGAACGTGAACGGTTCGTCGCTGGCGGCCGGGCACCCGTTCGCCGCGACCGGCGGCCGGATCGTCGCCACGCTCGCCAAGCTGCTCAGCGACCGTCAGCAAGGCCGCGGCCTGATCTCCATCTGCGCCGCCGGCGGCCTCGGCGTGGTGGCGATCGTCGAACGGTGA
- a CDS encoding 3-oxoacyl-ACP reductase codes for MVDRYATFANSAAGKALVKRLGLPAPTPLRRHSPGDPLVTGPVLVDAAPGGRLAPIVRELLDEAGVTLRDPVAAAVEAGASATPGRLAALIFDATGVTSSDQLRTLYDFFHAQARTLLPSGRVIVLGTAPEDCAAPREAIAQRALEGLVRSIGKEFGRGSTAQLVYAAPDAPLTSTLRFLLSGRSAYVSGQVIRIGPGSPGSDVDWDRPLEGKVALVTGAARGIGAAIARVLARDGARVIALDVPAAGEPLAALANEIRGEALQLDVTAADAPDRLAGCLRDRHGRVDVVVHNAGITRDRTLGRMSAEQWDSVLDVNLSSQERINDAILELLPAGGRLIQVSSMNGIAGNRGQANYATSKAGVIGLVQVLAPALAARGVTVNAVAPGFIETPMTARMPAGLREASRRLNSLSQGGLPIDVAETIAWFASPGSSGVTGNVVRVCGQSLIGA; via the coding sequence ATGGTGGACCGGTACGCGACCTTCGCCAACTCCGCCGCGGGAAAGGCGCTCGTCAAGCGCCTCGGCCTGCCGGCGCCGACCCCGCTGCGCCGCCACTCCCCCGGTGACCCGCTGGTCACCGGCCCGGTGCTGGTCGACGCCGCGCCCGGCGGCCGGTTGGCCCCGATCGTGCGCGAACTATTGGACGAGGCCGGCGTCACGCTGCGCGACCCGGTCGCGGCCGCGGTGGAGGCCGGTGCGTCGGCCACGCCCGGCCGGCTCGCCGCGCTGATCTTCGACGCCACCGGCGTCACGTCCTCGGACCAGTTGCGCACGCTCTACGACTTCTTCCACGCGCAGGCCCGCACGCTGCTGCCGTCCGGCCGGGTGATCGTGCTCGGCACCGCGCCGGAGGACTGCGCCGCGCCACGCGAGGCGATCGCGCAGCGCGCGCTGGAGGGCCTGGTCCGCAGCATCGGCAAGGAGTTCGGCCGGGGCAGCACCGCCCAGCTGGTCTACGCCGCACCGGACGCGCCGCTCACCTCCACGCTCCGTTTCCTGCTCTCCGGCCGCTCCGCCTACGTCTCCGGCCAGGTCATCCGGATCGGGCCGGGCTCCCCGGGCTCCGATGTGGACTGGGATCGGCCACTGGAGGGCAAGGTCGCGCTGGTCACCGGCGCGGCGCGGGGCATCGGCGCGGCGATCGCCCGAGTGCTCGCCCGGGACGGCGCCCGGGTGATCGCGCTGGACGTCCCGGCCGCCGGTGAGCCGCTGGCCGCGCTGGCCAACGAGATCCGCGGCGAGGCGCTACAGCTCGACGTGACCGCCGCGGACGCACCGGACCGGCTCGCCGGCTGTCTCCGGGACCGGCACGGCCGGGTCGACGTGGTGGTGCACAACGCGGGCATCACCCGGGACAGGACGCTGGGCCGGATGAGCGCGGAGCAGTGGGACTCGGTGCTCGACGTGAACCTGTCCAGCCAGGAGCGGATCAACGACGCGATCCTGGAGCTGCTGCCCGCCGGCGGCCGGCTGATCCAGGTCTCCTCGATGAACGGCATCGCCGGCAACCGCGGGCAGGCCAACTACGCCACGTCCAAGGCCGGCGTGATCGGGCTGGTCCAGGTGCTGGCGCCGGCGCTGGCCGCGCGCGGCGTGACGGTCAACGCGGTCGCGCCCGGCTTCATCGAGACGCCGATGACCGCGCGCATGCCGGCCGGGCTGCGCGAGGCGAGCCGCCGGCTGAACAGCCTCAGCCAGGGCGGGCTGCCGATCGACGTGGCCGAGACGATCGCCTGGTTCGCCTCGCCCGGCTCGTCCGGCGTGACCGGCAACGTGGTCCGCGTCTGCGGGCAGAGCCTGATCGGCGCCTGA
- a CDS encoding MaoC/PaaZ C-terminal domain-containing protein, which produces MSVYLHAALGLLPLGTRPSSLPDRTLTRTGVVVDRDHLARYDRVCGFRLGDALPPAYPHVLAFDLAMGLMTDRAFPFPVVGLLHVTNRIEVLRPLTADDRLDLTVRAAGLREHPRGRQFDIETTVTVDGEAAWRSRATYLRRERSSGTPRTDRPGLPPPSARWRLTPAIGPEYAAVSGDHNPIHTSWLGARAFGFPAPITHGMWTLARCLSALEGRLPATGTIEAEFRRPVPLSATVAFATDLHTFAVTDPHTGKPFLVGTVQASSQ; this is translated from the coding sequence ATGTCGGTCTACCTGCACGCCGCGCTCGGCCTGCTGCCGCTCGGCACCCGGCCCTCCTCGCTGCCGGACCGGACGCTCACCCGCACCGGCGTGGTCGTGGACCGTGACCACCTCGCGCGGTACGACCGGGTGTGCGGCTTCCGGCTCGGCGATGCGCTGCCCCCGGCGTACCCCCATGTGCTGGCCTTTGATCTGGCAATGGGCCTGATGACGGATCGCGCGTTCCCGTTCCCGGTGGTCGGGCTGCTGCACGTGACGAACCGGATCGAGGTGCTGCGGCCGCTGACCGCGGACGACCGCCTCGATCTCACGGTGCGCGCGGCCGGCCTGCGGGAGCATCCGCGCGGGCGGCAGTTCGACATCGAGACCACGGTGACGGTCGACGGCGAGGCCGCCTGGCGGTCCCGGGCCACCTACCTGCGCCGGGAGCGTTCGTCCGGGACGCCGCGGACCGACCGGCCCGGCCTGCCGCCGCCGTCCGCCCGGTGGCGGCTGACGCCCGCGATCGGCCCGGAGTACGCCGCGGTCTCCGGTGACCACAACCCGATCCACACGTCCTGGCTCGGCGCCCGCGCGTTCGGCTTCCCCGCCCCGATCACGCACGGCATGTGGACGCTGGCCCGCTGCCTCTCCGCCCTGGAGGGCCGACTGCCGGCCACCGGCACGATCGAGGCCGAGTTCCGCCGCCCGGTCCCGCTCTCCGCCACCGTCGCCTTCGCCACCGACCTGCACACCTTCGCCGTCACCGACCCCCACACCGGCAAACCGTTCCTGGTCGGCACCGTTCAGGCATCCAGTCAGTGA
- a CDS encoding TetR/AcrR family transcriptional regulator gives MTSVPAFKRLPRAVRERQMLDSAVRVFSRRGYHAASMDEIAEDAGISKPMVYAYLGTKEELFLAALHREAGRLMEVVAGAVEPGAPADRQLWNGLRAFFDFVAGNREGWTVLYRQARGLEPFAAELTGMRSRMVQVVTALLTQAMASAGGQATDTELEVMAHALVGAGESLADWMTDHPGADPAKTATQMMNVAWLGADRLLTGTTWHPSIPFTSSERRERRLDH, from the coding sequence CTGACAAGCGTGCCGGCCTTCAAGCGTCTCCCACGCGCCGTCCGCGAGCGGCAGATGCTGGACTCGGCCGTCCGGGTCTTCTCCCGCCGCGGCTACCACGCCGCGTCCATGGACGAGATCGCCGAGGACGCCGGCATCTCCAAGCCCATGGTGTACGCGTACCTCGGCACCAAGGAGGAGCTGTTCCTAGCCGCGCTGCACCGCGAGGCCGGCCGCCTGATGGAGGTCGTCGCCGGCGCGGTCGAGCCCGGCGCCCCGGCCGACCGCCAGCTCTGGAACGGCCTGCGCGCGTTCTTCGACTTCGTGGCCGGCAACCGCGAGGGCTGGACCGTGCTCTACCGCCAGGCCCGCGGCCTGGAACCGTTCGCGGCCGAGCTGACCGGCATGCGCTCGCGCATGGTCCAGGTGGTGACCGCGCTGCTCACCCAGGCGATGGCGAGCGCCGGCGGCCAGGCCACCGACACCGAGCTGGAGGTCATGGCGCACGCCCTGGTCGGCGCCGGAGAGTCCCTCGCCGACTGGATGACCGACCACCCCGGCGCCGACCCGGCCAAGACCGCCACCCAGATGATGAACGTCGCCTGGCTCGGCGCCGACCGCCTCCTCACCGGCACCACCTGGCACCCGTCCATCCCGTTCACGTCGTCAGAACGACGTGAACGACGCCTGGATCACTGA
- a CDS encoding SCP2 sterol-binding domain-containing protein — MTDFDPNTFATMEPREFAKIVKATPDSKITEVLSGPQRQLILDEVFSRMPKQFRRERAGDTSAVIHWVVTGRPDGGTDTYEIVIDGGTCTLSPSTDRKPDLTLTVAPVPFVKLISGLGNPVMMFMGGKLKADGNLGLAAQIQTLFDIPKA, encoded by the coding sequence ATGACCGATTTCGACCCCAACACCTTCGCCACCATGGAGCCGCGGGAGTTCGCGAAGATCGTCAAGGCTACGCCGGATTCGAAGATCACCGAGGTCCTGAGCGGGCCGCAGCGGCAGCTCATCCTGGACGAGGTCTTCAGCCGCATGCCGAAGCAGTTCCGCCGCGAGCGGGCCGGCGACACCAGCGCGGTCATCCACTGGGTCGTCACCGGGCGGCCGGACGGCGGCACGGACACCTACGAGATCGTGATCGACGGCGGCACCTGCACGCTCTCGCCGAGCACGGACCGCAAGCCCGATCTGACGCTCACGGTCGCGCCGGTCCCGTTCGTCAAGCTGATCTCCGGTCTCGGCAACCCGGTGATGATGTTCATGGGTGGCAAGCTCAAGGCGGACGGCAACCTCGGCCTGGCCGCGCAGATCCAGACGCTGTTCGACATCCCGAAGGCCTGA